CAGCACGAGTCCGGAATTGGTCGCTGTCCCGCCAAGCACGCCTTGAATGTAAATCGGAATATACACGGAAGCCGTAACAAATGCCATGCCGCTTAAAAAACTTAAAACGTTGCTCGTCGTAAACAAACGGTTTTTAAACATCGGGAACGATATAATCGGTTCCGCCGCTTTTTGCTCGATCAGCACGAATGCACCGAACAAAATGACGAACGCGCCGCAAAGGCCAATGATAAAGCCGGAGTCCCAGGCGTATTGTTTGCCGCCAAGCTCAAGCACAAACATGATGCTGACAACCGCGCCTACCAACGTAGCGGCCCCCCACCAGTCGATGCTTTGCTTCGTATGAACAGGCGATTCTTTGTAGAACAGGACAATCAGCGCCAACGCCGCCAGGCCAAGGGGAATGTTCACATAAAACACCCATTGCCAGCTGATATGATCCGTAATATAAGCGCCCAACAAAGGGCCGATGATGCTTGACAACCCGAACACCGCCCCGAACAAACCGCCCAATTTGCCGCGCTCTTCAACCCTGACGGTGTCAAACATGATCGAAAACGCGATCGGCACCAGCGCGCCGCCGCCAATTCCTTGAACGGCCCGATACATGCTCAGCTGGACAATTGAGTCCGCCGTCCCGCACAGCGCCGATCCGACCATAAACACAATAAGCCCGAATACGAAAAACCGCTTGCGTCCGAACATATCCGACAATTTGCCAAAAATCGGCATGCCGGCCATTTCCGCCACCATATAGGCGGAAGTCACCCAGACAAACTTGTCGAGGCCGCCCAATTTGCCGACGATGGTGCCCATCGCGGTCGCGACGATCGTGTTGTCCATCGCGCCCATCAGGATGCCGAGCAGCAAGCCCGCCAATACCAGATTTAATTTGCTCTTCCTGGTTTCCATGTTTCCACTCCCTCTAAACTTTTTGTTTGCAACACGCTTTTAAACTTTTCGGCGTTCCGCTACTGTCGCATCATGCGCCAGATCAAAATGCTCCGTATACTCCACCGCCTCGATGTCGCATCCCGGCCCGATCGTAACGCGCTTGCCGCGCACGATTTTGGCCGTCGTATTTTCCAGGTAAATTTCATCTCCCTCGATCGTTGCGGCGGTTAATGTTGCCGTAGGCAGCGGACGGAAAAAGAGATTCAGCGGATTCAGCCCGTTTCCTTTTCTAACATGAATGTTCCCGCCGCCGATCTCGCCCACCCGGCAATTCCGGTACAGCTTGATGTCCAGCTTCCCCGCGTTGAGGAGGCCTCCTATCTCCAAAATGCCTCTGCCGGTAAAAACTTCCGCCGCGCAATCGCCTTCCGTCGTTAATTGTCCGCTTACCTTTAATTGTTCGCTGCGAATCGACCGTTTTGCTTCCAGCTTGCCCGTACAGCGCAGTTCCTTGATTTTCGCGGCCCCGCCGATCATCACCGTGCCGGAAATGTTAAGCGTATCCGCCTGCACATCGCCGGAAAACGAACAATTCCCAACTACACTAGCGCGCCCGGATTGCAAGTTTCCGTCCATATCCAGGTTTCCCACGCAGCGCAGACGCTTACATTCTACATCACCATCGATTGTCCCTTCACCAATGATTTTTACGTCTTCATACGCCCCGCCGGTTGCCTGGGCGTTGCCCGTCAATTTCAAATTTCGCTGTGGCGTGCTCATGTTCCCTGTCACCCTTCCGCATTTCGCTAATTTCCCCTTTACATTTGTTCCGTTCGCATTACTTTGGCGCTTTTGTCCTGCTCAAACTTCTGTTTGTATTCAACCAAACCGATTTCAGAGCCCGGTCCGATCACCACATTCGCTCCCCGCACGACCGCCGCTTTGGTGTGCTCCACATAAACATCGTCTCCTTCAATGATTTCCGCCGTCAACCTATTGCCGAATTGCAGGGGCACCATTTTTAGCCATCTGGCAAAATCAACACCGGGCAGTTTGCGGATCCGGATTTGTTCCCCGCCGATTTCGGCAATTTGGCAATGGCCGTGCATGTGAATCTCAATCAGGCCGGCATTGAGAGTCTTCATTTGCAGTTTGCCGCGCGCGGCAAATTTCTCCGCTTCGCAGTCTCCCTTCACCGACATGATTCCGTCCAATTGAATGTCGTCGGCGGTGCAGCCGCCAGCGACAACAACCTTGCCATGCACGTTCAGATTGCCTGATTGCATATCGCCCTCAACTGAAAGTACCCCGTTGATATCGGCCGACGCGGCTTTGGCATTTCCGTGAATTTCCGCCTTGCCGTTCAAGATTAACCTGAAACAGCCGAGATCTCCGTTTATTTTGCCGATTCCATCGATTTTGGCGGTTTCCACCTGGCCTCCATTGAATGAACCGATGCCCGAAATAACCAAATTTCGGCTTTTCGCCTGACCCATTGGCGTTTTCTCCTTTACATTGTCGTTAACTTCAGTTTCAGTTCTTCGATCTGCTTGGCGATGTTCACCCGCAGGATTATTTTCACATCATGTTCGAAGCAAATTTCACTGTCTAAAGCGGTCAAAAGAAACACGGAAACGCCCATTTTGCGGATTAAAATCAGTTCGCAGCTTTTTCCGGCGAACTTTTTGTAATGATCCGCAAGCGTTCGCAGCAGCGCTTCCCCTTCGGACAAATTCATTGCGCCCGAGCGCAGGCACTGGTCAAAAATATAAAGATGCATGGCTTGCTCGAACGTGTAGCGTTCCATTTTTCCGATATACTCCGTCGCGAATTGCGCCGCATTTTCCGAAACAATGTTTCGTTTCACTAATTCGGCAAAATTCACGGAAAGGTCCGCGGGAATCGGCGAAAATACTTCCGCCAATTCGTCCAGCGACAAATCGTCCTTCATGTTTTTAATTTTGTCGATGCGGGCCAGTATTTGCTGTTTCGGAAAAAACGTTTCCTGCCCGGTAAACGCCGACTTGCGGATAAACCATTGTTCCGGTATGAGGTTTTTCCGTTTCCAGCGATACAATTGCCCGTAAGAAATGCCCGTCAGTTCCAGCAGTTCTTTTTTGGATATTAATTCATCCTCCACGGCTTTAACCTCCTTGCGACATTAGTGTAACATAACATTGTTACGTTGTAAAGCCAAAACGTCCCGGCAGGAATCATGCCGGACGTCTCTTTTTATGCGCAAACCCATCCGTTACCGGTTAGCGTCAAACGCCTGAATGCCGAGCGCCAATGCGCCGCCCAAACCCGCATTATCCCCCAATCCGGGCGAAACAATATAATTCTCGATATCCGCCAAAACCGCGTCATTTTTTACATATTGATTCAGGATCTCCCGAACTTGTAGCCGAACCAAGGGAAGCAGATGCTGTTGTTTCATCACGCCGCCGCCTAAGATGATCTTTTTGGGCGATAACATTAAAATCGCTCCGGCGACCGCTTGCGCGATATAATACGCCTCAAGCGCCCAGGCGGGATGGGATTCCGGCAAATCCTGGCCTTTCCGGCCCCACCTTTTTTCGATTGCCGGTCCCGCGGCCATGCCTTCCAGACAATCACGATGATAGGGGCAAACGCCCGCAAAGGTATCCGTTTCATGCCGCCTGACCCAAACATGGCCGCCTTCAGGATGCACCAGGCCGTGGACAAGACGCCCTTCCGCGTACACGCCCAACCCAACGCCCGTTCCGATCGTATAATAAACGCAACTGTCAAGACCTTTCGCGGCGCCCCACGTCGCTTCTCCCAGCGCGGCCGCATTGACATCCGTATCCCAACCAAAAGGAACATCATACTGTTTTCTAAGCATGCCCAGAAAATCGCAATTCGACCAGCCCGGCTTCGGCGTCGTTGTGATATATCCGTATTTGGGACTATTTTTGTCGAGATCAATCGGGCCAAAAGTGCCGATGCCAATCGCCTGAACATGTTTGTGCCGAAAATATTCGACTGTTTTTCCCAATGTAATCTCGGGGCTTTCCGTCGGAAAACTGATCCGCTCCAATATTTTGCCGTTTCGCTTGCCTATACCGCAAACAAACTTGGTTCCTCCCGCTTCAATTGCGCCAAAAAGCATGGTCCGTCCTCCATCCGATCATGTGTATGAATAGGTTTGCCGCTAATATAATAGCATAAAAAATGCAAAAAAAACGCCCGATTGGGCGTCAAATTTCATCTTGTTTAATGGCAATAGATATTTACGCCGCTGTACGCATTCAACATGGTGATCAGCGCCGCGTTTTGGCGGAATTTCGCAAAATCTTTTTTAACCTGATCGAATGCCGCCTGCAATTTCGCCTTGTCGGTTTCGCCGTTTTGCAATAGCGCCACATATTGCCGGTATGATTGCTGCATTTGATCGGCAATGAATTGCGCTACCGTCAATTCCTCCGGCGGCGACGTGAACGATGAAACCAGGGAAGTGACGTAGGCCAGCCCTTTTGCCACCTGTTCCGGGGCAAGTTTTCCCTCTGCATAGTCGTTATGAAATCCGGTTGCCTGATTATTCATTTCATTAACCGCGTACACCATCTGCTGATAATAAATTTGCTCGGGCGTGGCGGACGCCGTTGAGATGGTTTGCGTCGCGTGCTTTTGCCAAAATGCGTATCCGACCGCGCCGGCGAAAAGCAAAAGCAAGGACATTCCAAACAACAACATTCTGACTTGCGCAGGAATCGGTCTTTGTAACGCTGCTTCCATCATGCACGACCTCCCAATACGAATCATAGCACGAAAAATAACAAATGTCTATCCGCTTACTAGGAATAAAGAAGCAAAAATGCTATACTGAAAAGAGCAACAAGACTCTTTCAATTAGGGGGATAACATTGAGGCGGTACATACTTTTTGCCATTTCCCTGGCAATAATCATCATGCTTATTCCGCAAGGAATTGTTTTCGCGCATACCGAACTTGTCGCCTCAACACCGGCGGACGGTTCCACAAACACTACTCCGGTGCGGGAGATTTCGCTTACTTTTTCCGAAAACATCCAATCGTTCAGCACCGTCGCCATTCAAAACGGCGCAGGGCAAGAAGTCAAGCCCGACCAATTGGTTGTTGACGGCAAAAGCATGAAAGCGACATTCGCTTCTCCGCTTCCCGACGGCTCCTATACGGTGGCGTGGAAAGCGGTCGCCGATGACGGACATATTGCCCAGGGCACGTTTTCCTTTACGGTCGGCGCGGCGCAAGCGCAAAATGCGACGGCCAATGCGGGCGAGCAAGGAAAGTCCGGTATCCGGAAATACGGCGCGTATGCCGCGGCTGCGGTCATCATCATCCTGATCGCGCTACTTTTCCTGCTTTTCAAACCGAAACGCGAAGCGCGAAAGAAAGATTAACATGGCCATCGTCGTGCTTGCCTGCCTTTATCTTTCCCTTTCGCTATGCGTCGCGCTTTCCGTCGGCCCGCTTATGCCGAAACATAAACTGCCGATAGTCAAAATCCCGCGCGGGTTGGCGCAGATTGCCGCGGGCGGCGCGATTTTGTGTTCCATCGGCTCCTTGCTTGTCACTTCCGCGGGAATCGCCAGATCATTCACATTGCCGCTCGGACAAACGTTTTTGCAGATGCTCTACACTACGTTGCAAGGGCGAGGCGTCCTGGGCGTTCTGTTGTGCGGCGCGGTCTGGTTTGGAGCCGACGCGCTTTTGCGCGGCCGCCGCCGCGATCTTTTTGCTTTGGCGGCTTCCGTCGGCTTTGTGCTGTTTGCCGCTTTGGCGATGCATGCGGCGACGCTGTCGGCTTCCGCATACGTTGCCCAGGCCG
This sequence is a window from Bacilli bacterium. Protein-coding genes within it:
- a CDS encoding MDR family MFS transporter — protein: METRKSKLNLVLAGLLLGILMGAMDNTIVATAMGTIVGKLGGLDKFVWVTSAYMVAEMAGMPIFGKLSDMFGRKRFFVFGLIVFMVGSALCGTADSIVQLSMYRAVQGIGGGALVPIAFSIMFDTVRVEERGKLGGLFGAVFGLSSIIGPLLGAYITDHISWQWVFYVNIPLGLAALALIVLFYKESPVHTKQSIDWWGAATLVGAVVSIMFVLELGGKQYAWDSGFIIGLCGAFVILFGAFVLIEQKAAEPIISFPMFKNRLFTTSNVLSFLSGMAFVTASVYIPIYIQGVLGGTATNSGLVLLPMMLSSVVTATGGGFLMNVWSYRRIMIIFTLVLTAGMVLLTVLGQDTSRLQITVSMIIVGLGIGATFSVLGNSVIHHFPPSQRGAVNSTANFIRSLGMTLGITVFGIIQRNEFSAGLADIMGGASSRAIDDPRVLLAPAARAQIPAPVLDKIAALLSSSITHTFLWALIPTVLAFIAALAMSNEKLSSSVEYLQSEQEAKTNADQGAKNLAPEIGS
- a CDS encoding cell shape determination protein CcmA → MTGNMSTPQRNLKLTGNAQATGGAYEDVKIIGEGTIDGDVECKRLRCVGNLDMDGNLQSGRASVVGNCSFSGDVQADTLNISGTVMIGGAAKIKELRCTGKLEAKRSIRSEQLKVSGQLTTEGDCAAEVFTGRGILEIGGLLNAGKLDIKLYRNCRVGEIGGGNIHVRKGNGLNPLNLFFRPLPTATLTAATIEGDEIYLENTTAKIVRGKRVTIGPGCDIEAVEYTEHFDLAHDATVAERRKV
- a CDS encoding bactofilin, which produces MGQAKSRNLVISGIGSFNGGQVETAKIDGIGKINGDLGCFRLILNGKAEIHGNAKAASADINGVLSVEGDMQSGNLNVHGKVVVAGGCTADDIQLDGIMSVKGDCEAEKFAARGKLQMKTLNAGLIEIHMHGHCQIAEIGGEQIRIRKLPGVDFARWLKMVPLQFGNRLTAEIIEGDDVYVEHTKAAVVRGANVVIGPGSEIGLVEYKQKFEQDKSAKVMRTEQM
- a CDS encoding YhbD family protein; this translates as MEDELISKKELLELTGISYGQLYRWKRKNLIPEQWFIRKSAFTGQETFFPKQQILARIDKIKNMKDDLSLDELAEVFSPIPADLSVNFAELVKRNIVSENAAQFATEYIGKMERYTFEQAMHLYIFDQCLRSGAMNLSEGEALLRTLADHYKKFAGKSCELILIRKMGVSVFLLTALDSEICFEHDVKIILRVNIAKQIEELKLKLTTM
- a CDS encoding ROK family protein, which codes for MLFGAIEAGGTKFVCGIGKRNGKILERISFPTESPEITLGKTVEYFRHKHVQAIGIGTFGPIDLDKNSPKYGYITTTPKPGWSNCDFLGMLRKQYDVPFGWDTDVNAAALGEATWGAAKGLDSCVYYTIGTGVGLGVYAEGRLVHGLVHPEGGHVWVRRHETDTFAGVCPYHRDCLEGMAAGPAIEKRWGRKGQDLPESHPAWALEAYYIAQAVAGAILMLSPKKIILGGGVMKQQHLLPLVRLQVREILNQYVKNDAVLADIENYIVSPGLGDNAGLGGALALGIQAFDANR
- a CDS encoding copper resistance protein CopC — encoded protein: MRRYILFAISLAIIIMLIPQGIVFAHTELVASTPADGSTNTTPVREISLTFSENIQSFSTVAIQNGAGQEVKPDQLVVDGKSMKATFASPLPDGSYTVAWKAVADDGHIAQGTFSFTVGAAQAQNATANAGEQGKSGIRKYGAYAAAAVIIILIALLFLLFKPKREARKKD